Genomic segment of Panicum virgatum strain AP13 chromosome 9N, P.virgatum_v5, whole genome shotgun sequence:
ACAAAATGGTGTCGAATTCACAGTTATGTGCCCTCACAAAATCTCACTGTGACATATGTTTTTGTGTTCAGGCATTCGGATTCAGAGTTTTAAGAAAGGGCAGATTACAATGGACATGGACTTCCGGTGGGGTGGGGATCCAAATATCATTCTTGCAGTCGAAACACTTGTTGCTTCACTTCCCATTCAGGTTTACAGACTGCTACACAACCTGGCCAAAGCAATATGATCTTTAATTTCTCGCATCTTCTAAAAAAAGTGCTGAATTTTTTAAATGTAACTACacataaaatatttttaccATACGGATGATATTCATAATTCTAGCTTAAGCAGACGAAGTAAAAGCATGGATCATCCAAATTTATTTTGCTAGACTCTGGtacaattatatcattatttgaatgcagtgcaaaaaaaaattacgttACACTTGTCTAGAAACAGGAACTCATGTTTAAACTGCAATTTTAGTTTTTGCATTTAGTACTGATTAGTTTAACAGTTATCGTGTTTATTTTCATGTACCTATACAGTTTAAGAACCTTCAGGTGTACACTGTCATCCGTGTGGTCTTCCAATTGTCGGACGAGATACCATGCATCtctgctgttgttgttgctcTTCTGGCAGAGGTGTGTTTCTTTTGCCTACTCAAACTCATCTTTTAATCAGGCTTAACCTTTGGTACCAGAGATGTATATGAGAacaatctttatttttttttcttttcaatggGAACATGCTTTTTTTCTTTGTAACATATTTGTTTTTGAGACGCATGGTTTCCCTGCAATTGCAGCCAAAACCGAGAGTCGACTACGTACTGAAAGCCGTGGGAGGAAGCCTGACCGCAATGCCTGGGCTTTCAGACATGATTGACGTATGAATGGATTTTCCTTCCATTTTTTTTACCTTTGTTTCATTTCCTTCTACGAAGTCTGAGCAGGGAAAGAAGTTCATATTTGCCTGTTATCTTTCTGTAGGATACAGTGGCGTCATTGATCACTGACATGCTCCAATGGCCACATAGAATTGTTGTTCCACTGGGTGGAGTCGACGTGGACGTCAGGTTAACACAAACTGCTACCGAACTCGTCCAGGAAGTTCGTTGATTTTTCGACTCGAAAAACATGTTGGGATGACAGACAGAATCTCGTACTCTCTTGTGCAGCGATCTTGAGCTGAAGCCACATGGGAAGCTCACGGTCACCGTGGTGCGCGCGGAATCCCTCAAGAACAAGGAGCTCATCGGCAAATCGGACCCCTACGTGGTCCTGTTCATACGCCCAATGTTCAGGGAGAAGACCAGTGTCATTGACGACAACCTCAACCCTCAGTGGAACGAGACGTTCGAGCTGATCGCCGAAGACAAGGAGACGCAGGCTCTGATTCTTGAGGTACACACGAACCTCACTTGTTCCCTTCCAGATAGGAAGCAAGTAGAGGAGGGGGCCTGAGTTCTCTCTGCGCTTGCAGGTGTTCGACGAGGACAAGATGAAGCAGGACAAGAGGCTGGGAATCGCCAAGCTGCCCCTGAGCGACCTGGGGTTGGAGACGGTGAAAGAGGTGAACCTGCAGCTGCTGTCGTCGCTGGACACGACCAAGGTCAAGGACAAGAAGGACAGAGGCGTGCTCACCATCAAGGCAAGATCCGATCACCTCGCCGTTGCTGCCGCGTTCGTGTTTAGCTCGCCGCCGCACGGCCGGTTACCTGACTGTGCCTTGCAAGCTCGTGCAGGTGGTGTACCACCAGTTCACCAAGGCGGAGGCGCAGGAGGCCCTGGAGCTGGAGAAGCGGACCGTGGAGGAGCGGCGGAAGGTGAGGAGCGAGACGGCGGCCGTCAGCGGCGCCGCAGACGCGGTCAGTGGCACAACGTCCACGGTCACCAACGTGGCCAGCACTGGTGTCGTGACGGCCGGCTCGGGCGTCGGGATGGTGGGCACGGCCGTGGGCTCCGGAATTGGCGCGTTCGGGAGCGGTCTCAGCAAGGCCGGCAAGTTTGTCGGCCGGACAGTCACAGGACCTTTCAGCAGCGCCAGGCGCAGTGCCAGCAGCGTACCCAACATCGACGATTGAGGAAGCTGGCCTCATCTTGACTGCTCCTAGTTTTGCCTTCAGATTTCTTTTAGGTCGGCCTGCAAGGGGTCCGAGTCGACCCCTTTGTGAAGTCACCCCGCCCCTTAATTTGAGCAATG
This window contains:
- the LOC120691826 gene encoding calcium-dependent lipid-binding protein-like — translated: MGFISGFVVGMIVGVALIAGWARAMARRAAKRSNKAADINSLGSLNREDVKKICGENVPQWISFPEYEQVKWLNKQLSKLWPFVEEAATMVIRDSVEPLLDEYRPPGISSLKFSRLSLGTVPPKIEGIRIQSFKKGQITMDMDFRWGGDPNIILAVETLVASLPIQFKNLQVYTVIRVVFQLSDEIPCISAVVVALLAEPKPRVDYVLKAVGGSLTAMPGLSDMIDDTVASLITDMLQWPHRIVVPLGGVDVDVSDLELKPHGKLTVTVVRAESLKNKELIGKSDPYVVLFIRPMFREKTSVIDDNLNPQWNETFELIAEDKETQALILEVFDEDKMKQDKRLGIAKLPLSDLGLETVKEVNLQLLSSLDTTKVKDKKDRGVLTIKVVYHQFTKAEAQEALELEKRTVEERRKVRSETAAVSGAADAVSGTTSTVTNVASTGVVTAGSGVGMVGTAVGSGIGAFGSGLSKAGKFVGRTVTGPFSSARRSASSVPNIDD